The Suncus etruscus isolate mSunEtr1 chromosome 14, mSunEtr1.pri.cur, whole genome shotgun sequence genome contains a region encoding:
- the AIMP1 gene encoding aminoacyl tRNA synthase complex-interacting multifunctional protein 1 yields the protein MATNDVLKRLEQKGAEADQIIEYLKQQVSLLKEKAILQATLREEKKLRVENAKLKKEIEDLKQELIQAEIQNGVKQIQFPSGAPLQANGTVSEKMIQSVSVTTMSPVPKEQKKVVGRGEEKKMKEKSEKKGEKKEKKQQPVLGNTDSKPIDVSRLDLRIGCIVTAKKHPDADSLYVEEVDVGENALRTVVSGLVNHVPLEQMQNRMVVLLCNLKPAKMRGVLSQAMVMCASSPEKVEILAPPKGSVPGDRITFDAFPGEPEKELNPKKKIWEQIQPDLYTNGECVATYKGAPFEVKGKGVCRAQTMANSGIK from the exons ATGGCAACAAATGATGTTCTGAAGAGACTGGagcagaagggtgcagaagcagATCAAATTATTGAATATCTTAAGCAGCAAGTTTCTCTTCTTAAGGAGAAAGCAA TTTTACAAGCAACtttgagagaagagaagaaacttcGAGTTGAAAATGCCAAattgaagaaagaaattgaagatttgAAACAGGAGCTAATTCAGGCAGAAATTCAGAATGGAG TGAAACAAATACAGTTTCCATCTGGTGCTCCATTACAAGCTAATGGTACTGTTTCTGAAAAAATGATTCAGTCTGTGTCAGTGACAACTATGTCACCTGTTCCTAAAGAACAGAAAAAGGTagtggggagaggagaagaaaagaagatgaaagagaaatctgaaaagaaag gggagaaaaaggagaaaaaacagCAACCAGTACTGGGAAACACTGACTCTAAACCAATCGATGTTTCCCGTTTGGATCTTCGAATTGGTTGTATCGTCACTGCCAAGAAGCATCCTGATGCAGATTCTTTGTATGTAGAAGAAGTAGATGTTGGAGAAAACGCCCTAAGGACAGTTGTCAGTGGTCTGGTGAATCATGTTCCTCTTGAGCAG ATGCAAAATCGGATGGTGGTTTTACTTTGTAACCTAAAACCAGCAAAAATGAGGGGAGTCCTATCTCAAGCAATGGTGATGTGTGCTAGTTCACCAGAGAAGGTTGAAATCTTGGCACCTCCCAAAGGCTCTGTCCCTGGAGACAGAATTACTTTTGATGCTTTTCCTG GAGAACCTGAAAAGGAGCTGAATCCAAAGAAGAAGATTTGGGAGCAGATCCAGCCTGATCTCTACACGAACGGAGAGTGTGTGGCTACTTACAAGGGGGCTCCCTTCGAAGTGAAAGGGAAGGGAGTGTGTAGAGCGCAGACAATGGCCAACAGTGGCATAAAATAA